A part of Hydrogenobacter sp. T-8 genomic DNA contains:
- the sreA gene encoding sulfur reductase subunit SreA — MEIGGSFYDRKAYSTCYMCACRCGIEVYVRNNKVTYIKGNDAHPTNKGVLCAKGSSGIMKEYSPARLRKPLLRVGPRGSGQFKEIEWEEALEIATQWLEEARKKGPYKIAFFTGRDQMQQINSWFASQLGTVNWAAHGGFCSVNIAASGLYSIGGSFWEFGEADFENTKYFMLIGVAEDHSSNPFKLGIQEMKRKGGKFVVVNPVRWGYGAIADEWVPIKPGTDGAFFMGIMHVLFKYNLVNWEFLKEYTNASWLVIQAPGTSKDGLFYRNAEGKPMVYDKKSQSFKPADRIVPDNLDPAFIGEFTTPEGYKVRPAFDIFAERLVKDYSPEKVEKITGIPAKDIERIAKEMGTIALYHPIELPIEWTDVWGRKHKKVIGRPVSFHMMRGVASHSNGFQSARAVFLLMMMLGVVDVPGGFLNKPPYPKHIEDLPKPYKITRPDEIKYGEVYPGPHLGYPQNPDDLLVDEKGNPVRIDHAYSWWFPLTAHGLIQNVIPAAYEGNPYHIEVLMIYMANMAWNSSQNIPYIIQALTATDPAGNYIIPKVITIDAFYSEQVAYSDLVLPDATYLEQWFALSLLDRPPSAVDGPVDALRHPIVDPLANGYDVRGWGDVMVELGSRLKLPGFVNPDGSRKYKDFKDFLINWQIRPGVGALAGWRGKNGDKHFVGEPNPNQLEMYIKNKGFFYYKLPENMRFYRHVNKDYQEWAVSVGFIKKVAPIVFNFYLETLQTFRLAGQGLWEGKNQPPNDPILRERLVKYFDPLPFWYPPFEEEVSNKDYPLYAFTQRPQWMYHSWDSQNAWLRQISTRNYLYMNPKTAEKLGIKHLDWVWVESRIGKVKCQVFLTNTTEPNSVWTWNAIGKMKGAWGLKPEADEGREGFLLNHVIPHSIRIGGREVYYGDPITGHLAWFDTKVKVYKAEDQTPETYPQFEVEPLDYIKERWVPVLRYKP, encoded by the coding sequence ATGGAGATAGGCGGTAGCTTTTACGACAGGAAAGCCTACAGCACTTGCTATATGTGTGCCTGCAGGTGTGGCATAGAGGTCTATGTGAGAAATAACAAGGTGACATACATAAAGGGCAATGACGCTCATCCAACCAATAAGGGTGTTCTCTGTGCCAAGGGTTCATCTGGGATAATGAAAGAATACAGCCCTGCAAGGCTCAGGAAACCTCTGCTGAGAGTGGGTCCAAGAGGCTCTGGGCAGTTCAAGGAAATAGAGTGGGAAGAAGCACTTGAGATAGCTACCCAGTGGCTGGAAGAGGCAAGAAAGAAGGGACCCTATAAGATTGCCTTCTTTACAGGAAGAGACCAGATGCAGCAGATAAACAGCTGGTTTGCCAGCCAGCTTGGGACGGTCAACTGGGCAGCGCACGGAGGTTTTTGTTCTGTAAATATTGCTGCCTCTGGTCTGTATTCCATTGGTGGCTCTTTCTGGGAGTTTGGAGAGGCGGACTTTGAAAATACAAAATACTTTATGCTTATAGGCGTGGCAGAAGACCACTCTTCTAATCCCTTCAAGCTGGGTATTCAAGAAATGAAACGCAAAGGTGGAAAGTTTGTGGTGGTAAACCCAGTGAGATGGGGCTATGGTGCAATAGCGGACGAGTGGGTGCCTATAAAGCCAGGCACTGACGGTGCTTTCTTTATGGGTATAATGCATGTGCTTTTTAAATACAACCTTGTCAACTGGGAGTTTCTAAAAGAATACACCAATGCAAGCTGGCTTGTAATTCAAGCACCGGGCACCTCAAAGGACGGTCTCTTCTACAGAAATGCAGAAGGCAAGCCTATGGTTTATGATAAAAAGTCTCAGTCCTTTAAGCCTGCGGACAGGATAGTGCCAGATAACCTTGACCCTGCCTTTATAGGAGAGTTCACCACGCCAGAAGGCTATAAGGTGAGACCTGCTTTTGATATATTCGCAGAGAGGCTCGTAAAGGACTATAGCCCAGAAAAGGTGGAAAAGATAACGGGCATACCTGCAAAGGATATAGAAAGAATAGCCAAGGAAATGGGAACTATAGCCCTGTATCATCCAATAGAACTACCCATAGAATGGACGGATGTATGGGGAAGAAAGCACAAGAAGGTTATAGGTAGACCTGTTTCCTTCCATATGATGAGAGGTGTGGCATCTCATAGCAACGGTTTTCAAAGTGCAAGGGCTGTGTTCTTGCTTATGATGATGCTGGGTGTGGTGGATGTGCCCGGAGGTTTTCTTAATAAGCCACCCTATCCCAAACACATAGAAGACCTTCCAAAGCCTTACAAGATTACCAGACCTGATGAGATAAAGTATGGAGAGGTGTATCCCGGACCACATCTTGGTTATCCTCAAAACCCCGATGACCTTCTTGTGGACGAAAAGGGCAACCCTGTAAGGATAGACCATGCCTACAGTTGGTGGTTTCCTCTAACCGCTCACGGTCTTATACAAAACGTTATACCTGCAGCATACGAGGGCAATCCTTACCACATTGAGGTGCTTATGATTTACATGGCAAACATGGCATGGAACTCCTCTCAGAATATACCCTACATAATCCAAGCCCTAACTGCTACAGACCCTGCGGGTAATTACATAATCCCTAAGGTTATAACCATAGATGCCTTCTATAGCGAGCAGGTTGCATACTCGGACTTAGTTCTTCCAGATGCCACTTACCTTGAGCAATGGTTTGCTCTGTCTTTGCTTGATAGACCACCTTCTGCGGTAGATGGTCCTGTGGATGCTCTAAGACATCCCATAGTAGACCCTCTGGCAAACGGCTATGATGTGAGAGGTTGGGGTGATGTGATGGTGGAGCTTGGCTCAAGGTTAAAGCTCCCTGGCTTTGTAAATCCAGATGGCTCAAGGAAATATAAGGACTTTAAGGACTTTCTTATAAACTGGCAGATAAGACCTGGTGTGGGTGCTCTTGCAGGATGGAGAGGCAAAAACGGAGACAAACACTTTGTGGGGGAACCAAACCCTAACCAGCTTGAAATGTATATAAAGAACAAGGGCTTTTTCTACTACAAACTGCCAGAAAATATGAGGTTCTACAGGCATGTAAACAAGGACTACCAAGAGTGGGCGGTAAGCGTAGGCTTTATAAAGAAGGTAGCTCCGATAGTCTTTAACTTCTACCTTGAAACGCTACAAACCTTTAGGCTTGCAGGTCAAGGATTGTGGGAAGGCAAAAACCAGCCACCCAACGACCCCATACTCAGAGAAAGACTTGTTAAATACTTTGACCCTCTACCCTTCTGGTATCCGCCCTTTGAGGAAGAGGTCTCCAATAAAGACTATCCTCTCTATGCCTTTACACAGAGACCCCAGTGGATGTATCACTCTTGGGACTCTCAAAATGCATGGCTAAGACAGATATCCACAAGGAACTACCTGTATATGAACCCCAAGACCGCAGAGAAGCTTGGTATAAAGCACCTTGACTGGGTATGGGTTGAGTCCAGAATAGGAAAGGTAAAATGCCAAGTGTTTCTCACCAATACTACAGAACCCAACTCTGTTTGGACTTGGAACGCCATAGGCAAAATGAAAGGAGCATGGGGTCTAAAGCCAGAAGCTGACGAAGGGCGTGAAGGCTTTCTCCTCAACCATGTTATACCCCACAGCATACGCATAGGAGGAAGGGAAGTCTACTATGGAGACCCAATAACAGGACACCTTGCTTGGTTTGATACAAAGGTAAAGGTCTACAAAGCGGAAGACCAAACACCAGAAACCTACCCGCAGTTTGAAGTAGAGCCACTTGACTACATTAAAGAAAGATGGGTGCCAGTGCTGAGGTATAAGCCATGA
- a CDS encoding Uma2 family endonuclease, with translation MKTLEKKTLADYEALPEGSPYQLVEGELIMSPAPGFEHFGSSFNLVLRLADAVYRAGRGRVIYAPVDLYLDEENVYQPDIMVILRGSKAKITRKGVYGPPDVVVEILSPSTAYYDLTQKKDVYERSGVREYWLVDPLRRTFEVYLNTEEGFKLISKAKGKGVVRSEVLSLELELEEVFEGIEP, from the coding sequence ATGAAGACCCTTGAGAAGAAGACTTTAGCGGACTATGAAGCATTGCCAGAAGGTAGTCCCTACCAGCTTGTTGAGGGAGAGCTTATTATGAGCCCAGCACCAGGGTTTGAACATTTTGGGAGCTCCTTTAACCTTGTACTAAGGCTTGCGGATGCTGTTTATCGTGCTGGCAGAGGAAGGGTCATTTACGCCCCAGTAGACCTATATCTTGACGAAGAGAACGTCTACCAGCCAGATATAATGGTGATTCTCAGGGGTTCAAAGGCAAAGATAACCAGAAAAGGCGTTTATGGACCGCCTGATGTGGTGGTGGAAATACTCTCACCCTCTACCGCTTATTATGACTTGACGCAGAAGAAGGATGTTTATGAGAGGTCTGGAGTGAGAGAGTATTGGCTTGTAGACCCTCTTAGGAGAACCTTTGAGGTATATCTCAATACAGAGGAGGGTTTTAAACTCATAAGCAAGGCAAAGGGTAAGGGTGTGGTGAGGTCTGAGGTGCTTTCTTTGGAGCTTGAGCTTGAAGAGGTTTTTGAGGGTATAGAGCCATGA
- a CDS encoding SDR family NAD(P)-dependent oxidoreductase: MTNFLITGCAGFIGWKTAEKLLQKGYIVVGLDNMNDYYDTRLKEYRLSLLKRYENFTFYPVDIEDKESLKEVFKKHSFDCVINEAARAGVRYSIENPYVYFTTNTIGTLNLLELCKDFGINKFVLASTSSLYAGQKMPFREDLPVNTPISPYAASKKSAEVLCYTYHYLYGIDVSVVRYFTVYGPAGRPDMSIFRFIKWVLEGKPLEVFGDGSQSRDFTYIDDIAEGTILATKPLGYEVINLGNNKPHTLTEVISLIEKYTGKRAVLELKDFHKADMKATWADIQKAQSLLGWKPQVDLEEGIRRTVEWTLENWEWVKEVKI; the protein is encoded by the coding sequence ATGACGAACTTTTTAATAACTGGGTGTGCAGGCTTTATAGGTTGGAAAACTGCGGAAAAACTATTACAAAAAGGCTACATCGTGGTAGGTCTGGACAACATGAACGACTACTATGACACAAGGCTAAAGGAGTATAGGCTATCACTTCTCAAAAGGTATGAGAATTTCACCTTCTACCCCGTGGATATAGAAGACAAGGAGTCTCTAAAAGAGGTTTTCAAAAAACACTCCTTTGACTGCGTAATAAACGAGGCAGCGAGGGCTGGAGTGCGTTATTCCATAGAAAACCCTTATGTTTACTTTACCACGAACACCATAGGCACTTTGAACCTGCTTGAGCTATGCAAAGACTTTGGTATTAATAAGTTCGTATTGGCTTCTACATCCTCTCTCTATGCAGGACAAAAGATGCCCTTTAGAGAAGACCTGCCTGTTAACACACCTATATCTCCCTACGCTGCTTCAAAAAAGTCCGCAGAGGTTCTTTGTTACACTTACCACTACCTTTATGGCATAGATGTGTCAGTTGTTCGCTACTTTACCGTTTACGGTCCTGCAGGCAGACCAGATATGAGTATTTTTAGGTTTATAAAATGGGTGCTTGAGGGCAAGCCTCTTGAAGTCTTTGGTGATGGTTCTCAAAGCAGGGACTTTACCTACATAGACGATATCGCAGAGGGGACTATTTTGGCTACAAAGCCTCTTGGCTATGAGGTTATAAACCTTGGGAATAACAAACCCCACACGCTTACAGAGGTAATATCTCTAATAGAGAAATACACTGGCAAAAGGGCTGTGCTTGAGCTGAAAGACTTTCACAAGGCGGACATGAAAGCCACATGGGCGGACATACAAAAGGCTCAAAGCCTTCTTGGCTGGAAGCCACAGGTAGACCTTGAGGAGGGAATAAGAAGAACCGTGGAGTGGACTTTAGAGAACTGGGAGTGGGTAAAGGAAGTGAAGATATAA
- the sreC gene encoding sulfur reductase subunit SreC has protein sequence MHPPISLIWFFLTAGVSIGLFTFTYFMEFLILFGKNTAMPRQAVIISLVISLILIGLGAIGASFHLGHKMRAWKAIKRFHTSWLSREAVFSGVYGFVLFLYGLAYYFNANPFIQHSLGILTFVLGWLSAFSTAMIYASNKFVLEWNTSLTVLYYLNMYLMLGSSAFLSLTYFYRPEFIPTYLFLTFLFVSLGLAFRIAFNIRQFIIPRPTINEALNLPHNRPIRVLDTGTTTNNYCTEEFYYKKGKDLLGSVLPVAYILTFIVPLFLIVYAWITGNYNYNFFKIAFASLVLGSFLERWCFFVEGNHVQNLFYGLYPEEGYRLRKGYMERKKTVIRL, from the coding sequence ATGCATCCACCCATCTCTTTGATATGGTTTTTCTTAACCGCAGGTGTTTCCATAGGGCTTTTCACCTTTACCTACTTTATGGAGTTTCTCATACTCTTTGGTAAAAACACCGCAATGCCAAGACAGGCAGTTATTATTTCACTGGTTATCTCCCTCATCCTCATAGGACTTGGTGCAATTGGTGCGAGCTTTCACCTTGGACACAAAATGAGAGCCTGGAAGGCTATAAAGCGTTTCCACACCTCTTGGCTTTCCCGTGAGGCGGTCTTTAGTGGAGTCTATGGTTTTGTCCTTTTTCTTTATGGGCTTGCCTATTACTTTAATGCAAACCCCTTTATACAGCACTCTTTGGGTATCCTTACCTTTGTTCTTGGATGGCTTTCTGCCTTTTCCACTGCCATGATATACGCCAGCAACAAGTTTGTGCTTGAGTGGAATACCTCTCTCACGGTGCTTTATTATCTCAACATGTATCTTATGCTTGGCTCCTCTGCCTTTTTGTCTTTGACCTATTTTTACAGACCCGAGTTTATCCCAACTTATCTTTTCCTCACATTCCTATTTGTTTCCCTTGGGCTTGCCTTTAGGATAGCCTTTAACATAAGGCAGTTTATCATTCCAAGACCAACCATAAATGAAGCCCTAAACCTACCACACAACAGACCCATAAGAGTCCTTGACACAGGCACAACCACAAACAATTACTGCACAGAGGAATTCTATTACAAAAAAGGTAAAGACCTACTTGGCTCTGTTCTTCCTGTTGCCTACATACTCACCTTCATTGTGCCACTTTTCCTTATAGTCTACGCTTGGATTACTGGAAACTATAACTACAACTTTTTTAAGATAGCCTTTGCAAGCCTCGTATTGGGTAGCTTTTTAGAAAGGTGGTGTTTCTTCGTGGAAGGCAACCACGTGCAAAATCTCTTTTATGGACTATACCCAGAAGAAGGCTATAGACTGAGAAAGGGCTATATGGAAAGAAAGAAAACGGTCATAAGGCTCTAA
- a CDS encoding nucleotidyltransferase family protein yields the protein MESGELWKLRKQVLEVLGSKLNIDKCLLLLYGSTALGEDTELSDIDLALDCLEPIEDGLFLQLEEELNLYVDTPKRIELVELRRLSEEFLESILTGAVLWHVGKDYLKSWLKQKGL from the coding sequence ATGGAAAGTGGAGAGCTGTGGAAACTAAGGAAACAAGTGCTTGAAGTTCTTGGGTCTAAGCTAAACATAGATAAGTGTCTTCTTCTCCTGTATGGCTCAACCGCCTTAGGAGAGGACACAGAGCTTTCAGATATAGACCTTGCTTTGGACTGCCTTGAACCCATAGAGGATGGGCTTTTTCTACAGCTTGAGGAAGAGCTAAACCTGTATGTGGACACACCAAAGAGGATTGAGCTTGTAGAGTTAAGGAGATTGTCTGAGGAATTCTTAGAGAGCATACTCACAGGAGCGGTGTTATGGCATGTGGGGAAAGATTACTTAAAAAGTTGGCTCAAACAGAAAGGGCTTTAG
- a CDS encoding molybdopterin molybdotransferase MoeA gives MLTPYETALDLLLERVERLPTERVLLWDAVNRVLAEDVFADRDSPAFDNSAMDGYAVVSQDLEEVPVKLRMVGEVSAGGEFSGRLERGQAIRIFTGAPIPEGANAVVPVEYTKLEGEYVLIERSFKEGANIRRRGEEIKGGELILKRGTRIRGYEVGLLAFANKVFVEVCQKPRVAVLSTGDEIKEPGEPIEKPSQIRSTNNHLLYARARELGCEVHQLGIIRDEPESIKKVLQRVEDYDVFITTGGVSAGEKDFVHKLVKDMGFEVVFHKLRIKPAKPVLFAKRGRTLFFGLPGNPVSCVMAFDILVKPALLKMQGVEEHRPKFLKAELLRDFSRKDAERREFVRAKYMEKDGRLFCDYSPKTQSHMLTSYMDANCYMVVYEGVHELKAGQQVDIVPFDW, from the coding sequence ATGCTTACGCCTTACGAGACAGCCCTTGACTTGCTCCTTGAAAGAGTGGAAAGACTACCAACGGAAAGGGTGTTGCTGTGGGATGCGGTAAATAGGGTGCTGGCGGAGGATGTGTTTGCAGACAGGGACAGCCCAGCCTTTGATAACTCCGCCATGGACGGCTATGCGGTCGTATCTCAAGACCTTGAGGAAGTTCCAGTAAAGCTAAGGATGGTGGGTGAGGTCTCCGCAGGTGGTGAGTTCTCTGGACGCTTAGAGAGGGGACAAGCCATAAGGATATTCACGGGTGCACCTATTCCAGAGGGTGCAAATGCGGTTGTGCCTGTAGAATATACGAAACTTGAAGGTGAGTATGTGCTCATAGAAAGGTCTTTCAAAGAGGGTGCTAACATAAGGAGAAGGGGAGAAGAAATAAAGGGAGGAGAACTTATTCTCAAGAGAGGCACGAGGATAAGGGGCTATGAGGTAGGTCTGCTTGCCTTTGCCAACAAGGTCTTTGTGGAAGTGTGTCAAAAGCCAAGAGTAGCGGTGCTTTCCACTGGCGACGAGATAAAAGAGCCTGGAGAACCCATAGAAAAGCCATCACAGATAAGGAGCACAAATAATCACCTTCTGTATGCAAGGGCAAGGGAGCTTGGTTGTGAAGTGCACCAGCTGGGGATAATAAGGGATGAGCCAGAGAGTATAAAGAAAGTCCTCCAGAGGGTGGAAGATTACGACGTGTTTATCACCACAGGTGGGGTATCTGCAGGAGAGAAGGATTTTGTCCATAAGTTGGTAAAGGATATGGGTTTTGAGGTGGTCTTCCACAAGCTAAGGATAAAGCCTGCAAAACCTGTGCTTTTTGCCAAAAGGGGAAGGACCCTCTTCTTTGGTCTACCGGGCAATCCCGTATCCTGTGTCATGGCTTTTGATATACTTGTTAAACCAGCCCTTTTGAAAATGCAGGGAGTAGAAGAGCATAGACCCAAGTTTCTAAAGGCAGAGCTTCTTAGGGATTTTTCAAGGAAGGATGCGGAAAGAAGAGAGTTCGTAAGAGCGAAGTATATGGAGAAGGACGGCAGGCTATTTTGTGACTATTCTCCTAAAACTCAGTCTCACATGCTTACCTCATACATGGATGCCAACTGCTACATGGTAGTATACGAAGGGGTGCATGAGCTAAAGGCAGGTCAACAGGTAGATATTGTGCCTTTTGATTGGTGA
- a CDS encoding nucleotidyltransferase substrate binding protein: MACGERLLKKLAQTERALGKLEQVKDLKERLEEEILYEVCVKRFEYTFKTSWKTVRLFLLEQKGLECNSPMDCFKSFYSVGMLEKGFGNNIPRVVRLRNEVVHIYDFSLAEKAYTSIMETALPLLRAVVRKIREECQKED; encoded by the coding sequence ATGGCATGTGGGGAAAGATTACTTAAAAAGTTGGCTCAAACAGAAAGGGCTTTAGGCAAGTTGGAGCAGGTAAAGGACCTCAAAGAAAGGCTTGAGGAAGAGATTCTTTATGAAGTTTGTGTAAAAAGGTTTGAATACACCTTTAAAACCTCGTGGAAAACGGTCAGGCTTTTTCTTTTAGAGCAAAAAGGGCTTGAATGTAATTCTCCTATGGATTGTTTTAAGAGTTTTTACTCCGTTGGAATGTTAGAGAAGGGTTTTGGAAACAATATTCCTCGCGTGGTTAGACTAAGAAATGAAGTGGTTCATATATACGATTTTTCTTTGGCAGAAAAGGCTTATACAAGCATAATGGAGACCGCCCTGCCTCTTCTCAGGGCGGTGGTTAGGAAAATAAGGGAGGAGTGCCAAAAGGAAGATTAG
- a CDS encoding Uma2 family endonuclease, with the protein MKILEKKTVTDYEVLPEGSPYQLIEGELVMSPAPGFEHQQTSINISHRLYSFLKQKAIGRVLYAPLDVYIDEENVYQPDIVVILKGSKAKITRKGVYGPPDVVVEILSPSTAYYDLTQKKDVYERSGVREYWIVDPLRRTFEVYLNTEEGFKLISKAKGKGVVRSEVLSLELELEEVFEGIEP; encoded by the coding sequence ATGAAGATCCTTGAGAAGAAGACCGTAACAGATTATGAGGTATTGCCAGAAGGTAGCCCATACCAACTCATTGAAGGAGAGCTTGTTATGAGCCCAGCACCGGGGTTTGAGCACCAGCAGACTTCTATAAACATAAGCCACAGGCTTTATAGTTTCCTCAAGCAAAAGGCTATTGGAAGAGTGCTATACGCACCCCTTGACGTGTATATTGATGAAGAGAACGTCTACCAACCTGACATAGTGGTAATTCTCAAAGGCTCAAAGGCAAAGATAACCAGAAAAGGCGTTTATGGACCGCCTGATGTGGTGGTGGAGATACTTTCACCTTCCACTGCATACTATGACTTGACGCAAAAAAAGGATGTTTATGAGAGGTCTGGAGTGAGAGAGTATTGGATAGTGGACCCTCTTAGGAGAACTTTTGAGGTATATCTCAATACAGAAGAGGGTTTTAAACTTATAAGCAAGGCAAAGGGTAAGGGTGTGGTGAGGTCTGAGGTGCTTTCTTTGGAGCTTGAGCTTGAAGAGGTTTTTGAGGGTATAGAGCCATGA
- the sreB gene encoding sulfur reductase subunit SreB, with product MAQFALVIDLNTCVGCHACATNCKEWNTQAAFGPLSDFDPYGKEPQGVWYNRIMTYEMGEFPNTQVFHLPKSCLHCQDAPCVPVCPTGASYKREQDGIVLVNYDDCIGCKLCSWSCPYGCREFDEADKVMKKCTLCIDRIYDESLPPEHRKPACVLTCPAKARFFGDIEDPNSEVYRVIKERNGFVLFSDAGTNPGNHYLPRTETKVHVDEHLLKHDNPLFLEVLRRHHVGG from the coding sequence ATGGCACAGTTTGCACTTGTGATAGACCTTAACACCTGTGTTGGCTGTCATGCCTGTGCTACAAACTGCAAAGAGTGGAACACACAGGCAGCCTTTGGACCTCTTTCTGACTTTGACCCTTATGGTAAGGAGCCTCAGGGTGTTTGGTATAACAGAATAATGACCTACGAAATGGGCGAGTTTCCAAATACGCAGGTCTTTCACCTTCCTAAGTCTTGCCTGCACTGTCAAGACGCACCCTGCGTCCCAGTTTGTCCCACAGGTGCAAGCTACAAGAGAGAGCAGGATGGCATAGTGCTTGTAAATTATGATGACTGCATTGGTTGTAAGCTCTGCTCTTGGTCTTGTCCCTATGGTTGTAGAGAATTTGACGAAGCGGACAAGGTGATGAAAAAATGCACCCTTTGTATAGACAGAATATACGACGAGTCCCTTCCACCAGAGCACAGAAAACCTGCCTGTGTCCTTACATGCCCTGCAAAGGCAAGGTTCTTTGGAGATATAGAAGACCCAAACAGCGAAGTGTACAGGGTCATAAAGGAGCGTAATGGCTTTGTGCTATTCTCTGACGCAGGCACAAACCCAGGTAATCACTACTTGCCAAGAACGGAGACAAAAGTCCATGTGGACGAGCACCTTCTAAAGCACGATAATCCTCTCTTCTTAGAGGTTTTAAGAAGACATCATGTAGGAGGTTAA
- a CDS encoding Uma2 family endonuclease, with amino-acid sequence MKTLEKKTVADYEALPEGSPYQLVEGELIMSPAPGFEHFRSSKRVFVRLYRLIEDAGKGEVIYAPVDLYLDEENAYQPDIMVVLKGSKARITSKGVYGPPDVVVEILSPSTAYYDLRVKKKVYERAGVREYWIVDPMERSLEIYTNSEEGFKLTSRAVEKGKVFSKVLDVDLDLEEVFKEV; translated from the coding sequence ATGAAGACCCTTGAAAAGAAGACTGTAGCAGACTACGAGGCATTGCCAGAAGGTAGTCCATACCAGCTTGTTGAAGGAGAGCTTATTATGAGCCCAGCACCAGGGTTTGAGCACTTTAGAAGCTCAAAGAGGGTCTTTGTGAGATTATATAGGCTCATCGAAGATGCAGGCAAAGGTGAGGTCATCTACGCTCCAGTGGACTTATATCTTGACGAAGAAAACGCCTACCAGCCAGATATAATGGTGGTTTTAAAAGGCTCAAAGGCAAGGATAACTAGCAAGGGTGTGTATGGACCGCCTGATGTGGTGGTAGAGATACTCTCGCCTTCCACTGCATACTACGACCTAAGGGTCAAGAAAAAGGTTTACGAAAGGGCAGGAGTGAGAGAGTATTGGATAGTTGACCCTATGGAAAGAAGCCTTGAAATATACACAAACTCAGAAGAAGGTTTTAAGCTAACTTCAAGGGCTGTGGAAAAGGGTAAGGTATTTTCTAAAGTTTTAGATGTAGACTTAGACCTTGAAGAAGTTTTTAAGGAGGTATAA